The genome window TAGAGAACCATGAAAGCTTTGAGCAAGGAACGAATGTTGAGTTTGCCTGGCAACATGGTGACTCTGGGCACTACCAGCTCATTGTACATGAACGAGGGTGCGGTATGACGCAGGCGTGTGGTTCAGGAGCAAGTGCTGTTTTAGCACTCTTGTATTTTTTGAAAAAAATTGCGTATGATCAAAAAACAGTTGTGATTATGCCAGGAGGGGAAGTGATCGGATGGATGAGCCATAACGAAGATGTGATTTTGCAAGCAAGCGTTGAGTTCGTGTTTTCAGGAGTTTTACAAAAAGGGGAATTATGAAGAAGTGTCTTTTGCTGGCTATGTTATGTTGTATTTGCTCTGGTACTATTGTTCAAGCGAAAACATTTGTTGCGCCGGTTACTGTTGTTAAGAAGGCAAAGCTCTATGGTGATTTGATAACACCAAAAACAGAAATTTTTGACGCAGCTGGTCAGGGGGATCGACATCTCACGTTTCATCTCATTGAAGTCTTTAGTTCTTCAGAGGGTGACGAATTTCTTTCTCAAAAAGATCTTAGTAGTATTTTTAGACTGCTTGCGCAAAAGGCAGATGTTGCGCAGTGCGATGAACAAGGGAAAACATTGCTACATGATTTGGTTGCAGTTGGGGACACTAAAGCAGTCGAAATTGTTTTGGCACGCAAGCCTGACGTAAACACGCAAGACAATGATGGGGAAACGCCATTGCACGTTGCAACTCGCAGAAATAATGGAGAAATTGTTACCCTACTGTTGAAGGCTGGTTCTGATTGGAAGATGCTTGACTTTGATGATTATAGCCCGTTACATTTTGCCGCGCTGTACGGTAATAAAAGTGTTTTGGATGCCCTTGTAAGTTATCAGGGGGTTGATATAAATCATGCAAATGACTTTGGTGTGACACCAATACAGATTGCCGCTATGTGGGGGCTTGTCAATAATGTCCGCTTGCTTTTGCTTGCAGGAGCTGATCCTGAATTGTCTGATGTTGATGGGAGGAATGCTCTTGATCATGCATGTCAGTGTGGCCATGACGATGTTGTTAGTCTTATCAAGCAACATCTGAGCAAAAGATTGGGTCACAGCGACAATAGTCTGCATGAGGAAGAGTAGTATTATTTTTTTAAGGGAGTTGGAGGTGACGGTGAGAAGCTACGTAGCAGGGGTGGCATTGCTGTTTGCGGTGGTGTGGTGTTTTCATGTTGGACAACAACGTGCCGAGGAGTTGGCGGGGTATGATGACAACATAGTTACGATCGATCAGCCCTTGAGTAAGGCACTGTATGACTCAGCCTATCAGGGTGATTGGCAAACCTTTTCATGTTTGCTAGATCAGTTTAAAGGTCCATATAATAAAGCGACAACGAAATTTATAAAAGATCTGTACTTTATGTTGTCATACAATCTTGATGTTACTCAGTGTGACAATCAAGGGGCTACGGCGCTGCATGATTTTTGTGTGACGGGTAACCTTGAATTTATCGATATTTTATTGCGTGATAAAAAAACAAAGGTTAATGCTCGAGACAACGAAGGTTGTACTCCTTTGCATTATGCAATGCAAGGGGGAAATGAGCAGGCCATAGTCAGACTTATAGAGCGCGGTGCAGATTGGTCAGTTGCCGACAAAGAAGGGCACACCCCGGTGCATTATGCAGTATGGTTTGCAACGCCGCATGCGATCGAAGTGCTTGTAAAAAAATGTGACATTAACAAAAATATTAAAAATCCTAAACTTGGTTACACACCACTTCATATGGCTGTTTTATGTGATCGATTTGACATGGCAACTGTTTTGGTAGAGCTTGGTGCAGATACATCGCTACTTGATAAACAAGGTATGACAGCGTTGCAGCTTGCTCAAAAGGAGGGGAAAATTGAGTTTGTCCAGCTCCTTGCAGGCGAAGTTGTCGAGCAAGCGTGTTGTGCTCATTAAGGTCATCGTAATAACCATGAAAAGGGGTGTCTATGAAAGCCTTGCATAAAAGCGTAGTAGCAGGATTAATGTTAACTAGTATGCTTGTTTACGGACAGCAGGCTGTCGATCTAGAGCAGGCAAGTACTATTTATTATCAACAACAAGAAAAGAAAGAAACACAAAAAAGCGATTTGTTGTCTGAATCTCAAAAGATTTTAACAGAGTTATTTCAAGAACTGCTTAGCGCTGTCTTTACGCAGATCAATATGACGCCGCTTCATCTTGCTTGTGCTTCAGTGGGTGATTGTGAGCAAAATTTTTGCTTTTTTCAAGAGGCTTTGCGTGAAGCCGATGATGTTAACCTGCAAACTGTTTGTGGCTTGACTCCTCTGCATTTTATTGTGTGTTCTTTCAGCGAGCGTACAGGAACAGACTATACATTGTATGTCAAGGCAATTGAAAAGCTTGTAGACCGTGGAGCCAATGTTAATGAACAAGACTGCCTCGGGTTTACACCACTGCATTATGCAGCATTGCACGGCTCTTTTAATGAAGTGGAAAAGCTTATAGAATGCGGGGCAGATGTTAACGCCATTAGTTTTCAGGGAATAACGCCACTGCATTTGGCAGCCATGAAAAAAAAGGCTTGCGTAGAATGTATGTATCACGAAGATTTACAGCAATTTTTTGATCAAAGATTGTTTGATTTTATTGTTTTTGATGAAGGTAGCGGCGGATGGCATCTTGTTGTTGCTGCTAGTCCATACACAAATAGTCTTAGTCCTGAGCACACAGATCATTTACAGGTTGTAAATGATCTGTGTGCTGTTAATGTGCAAGCTGATGTATGTGATGAAAATGGCTTTAAAGCGCTTGATTATGCTCAGCAATATGGTAATTTTGGAATAGTTAGTCTTCTTAAAGAGTATGAACGAAAACAGAAGATAAATTTATTGAGTGCTGATAGTGAAGAGAGTTTGTACGCAGATAGTTTTGACAGTTTGTATGCGGATAGCTTTGATCTGTTAGATTCATAAAGATAAAATAAACATCTTTTTTGCGGGGTGAATTATGTATAATCAGTTGCTACGTTTAAAAAAAATATCAAAACAGTTTTTTGGAGCGCTTGGTTTTTGTTGCTTGTCAGTAACAGCTATGCAGGCTGAAGGTGCTTTGCAAGAATATAAAAAACACTATGAAGAACTGATCGAACTCAAAGATAAGTTTGATCAAAAATATAGTGATAAGCTTGAAAAGTTGCGCGACGATGCCGAACTCAAAAGTATTAAAGATGCATTTGAAAAAACACGGCAACAACTGCTTGCAACACAGGATGCAGCCCAGCAAGAGTACAACCAGCAGTTACACGCCCAGGCTGAGGAAAGCAAAAAGGCATACGCAAAAGAACAGGATTTGTTTGAAGCGCTTGTTAGTACGATTGTGGTTGGTGACCAAGGTCAATTTGATGCTTTCTTTGCAAGCAATCCAGAATTTGATGTGAATACTAAAGATCCAATTGGTTTTACGCCGCTTCATTATGCTGCGGCTATGTTTAATGTAGAGGCAGCAAAGAAGTTGCTTGAAAAAGGTGCAGATATTAATGCTGCCGCTGGTATGTTTGGCTATACTCCGCTTGATGGCACAGTAGACGATTGCTCATGGAATCGTCTCGTCATAAAAGATGCTGAGCAAGACTTACCTGACATCATCAGTAGTCAAGTATTTCATGGACAAGGTCCTGATGGTCGTGTGGTTATTGCTTGGGCAAATGACGACAAAAAAACAGCGGTGGAAGATGCGAATCGGGATCAGATGGTCAAGTTGCTTGAAGAACATGGTGGCAAACATGCCCAGGTTGTTTCAGTGTTTGATTTTGATGATTTCTTTTGCGACGTCTTTTGTTAGTGACTGTTATTTAGAATGCAGCATGTGTTCTGCGTGCTGTTAACTTGATCCGAAAATTTTATCCCGGCTCTTAGCTGGGATTTTTTTTGAACGTCTTTTTTTAAATATTGATTCAATATGCTTGCGTGTGTCATTGTGCCTAAAGTCCAGCATGCTAAAAAAGGGAGTAAGGATATGTTTAAAAAATGTACAATTTTACGGAGTATGTGTTTTTTGGTGACAAGTTTTCTAGATGCTTCTGACCCAGCTTTTGAAGTTATTGTATTTAGGCAACCTATAACTAAAGAGAATGCTAAAGTTAAAGGCAGGGATGGTAATACAGTATTGCATTATATTACAGCGATTCGGGGGGATAAGTATGCTAAAAGTAAAAGCGTAATAAATGACCTTATTAAACATGGCGCTGACATAAATGCTCGTAATAATTATGGCGAGACTCCATTGTTGTCACCTTTTACCTGGACAATACGCTATAAAGATAGAGGGAATGACAAAGAAAATCCTGTAAAGGATAATATTCCCCTACTGATAGAAAAAGGTGCTAATTTTAAAGCCATAGATAATCAGAAAAATAATATTTTTCATCTCTTTATTCTCTCCTATGAATGTTACGATCGCTCACCAACTAATGATACAGGAATTCATTCAAAAAAGATGGTTCAATTTCTTTTGAGTCAACCTGGAGCAAAAGACTTGCTTGTACAGAAAAATAACGAAGGTAAAACGCCTGTTCAACTACTTCAGGAAGTGTGCACAAAGAGCCCATATCCTGGTCATCCTTTTTTCTCTCATATACTCGAAGCATTTAATGAGTTTTTTGCAAAGAATGGGATAGTTCAAGTATCTAGTACTGGTAGTGTGCCGCCACCTGCAGATTACTTTTCTGGTTCACCCGAACCAGAAAAGCCTAAGCCTGCTCAAAGACCGGTTGATCCAGAGCAGAGTAAAACAGCAGTTGTCATTGTGCCGACAGGTCCGATTGAGGATGAAATAGTAACGTATGTTTCTTCTTGTGTTCGGGGCAAAATAACTTTGGATGCATATAAGCAAAATGTTTCGGCGGTTATTGAAAGTGACAAAATTAATGGACTTGCTTTGTGTCAAAAGCTCTTAAGGAGTAAAATTATTTATCCAACAAATTTAAATGCCGATGGCAGAAGCAGAAGTGAGGAAACATTTAAATATCTTGTTGAAGATCTGAAGGTTATCAAGTTGAGTGACCCTACGATATATAGTTTTTTGGAGCACTTTGTAAATCTTAGCAGCAACCAAGCTGATCAGGAAGGGTATAATGCTGAGATTAAGCGGTTTCTTTTTGAGCCATATATTATTAGCAAGCTTAAAGGAACTTCTAAGTCTTCGAAAACTTCTCCTGTGGTGGAGCAAAATTCAATCGTAAGCATGATTCAGCTTGTCTCACTCAAGATTAAATACCTGATGGCTCGTGTAGTGGGCAAATAGCACAAACGTCCTATTTTCTTGCTTTTCTCTTTTTTTATTGCTTAGTGTGTTGACAGGAGAAAACAGTGTGGTTTTTTAGAAAGGAGAAAATCATGAAAGTATTATTTCATGTGTTGGGAGCTGCCAGTTTGTTAGCAGCGGGAACTGCGCTGTATGCGGAAGATGCTCAAGACCAAGTGTTGCAAAGCCAACAAGGCCGCGGTAAGTTTGAAAAATCACTTAACGAAACACCGCTTCATGCCGCGTGTAAGAAAAGAGACTTTGACCGCGTTAAAGAACTTGTTGAAAAAGAAAAAGCAGATGTAAACGCGAAAAACAAGTTTGGTGAAGTGCCGCTTCATTTTGCCTGTTTTGAAGGGGCTCTTGATATTGTTAAGTACCTAGTGGTGCATGGTGCTGAAATAAACGTTGAGATGTTTCAGGGCGATACGCCGATGGACTATGCAATTGAGGCAAACAAAAATGATGTAGTCAGATACTTATTGACAAAAAATGCTCAATACACGGTCGAAAATCAAAGGTTTGAAGAAAAAGAGCTGCATCTGGCATGTAGGGTGGGTAGCGGTATTACTTACATTCAAAAACTTGTTGAAGAACGTGGTGTTGATGTCAACGAGCCCAATAAGTTTGGCGATAGACCGTTACACTATGCCGTACGTAAGGGAGATTTGTCGGTTATTATTTATCTGCTTGGTCATGGAGCTGAAATAAATATTCAAAATAATTATGGTGAAACACCGCTTGATTATGCGATTGATGCTGAGCAAGATCATGTTGTAAAATTTTTGATTGAGAATGGAGCAAAGTTTACGCTTAACCACAAGCCTGAGCGAGGTGGTAAGTCGATACATGATACCTTTGATGGGCGAGGAAAGATAGAAAAAGCATTTCAAGAGACACTACTTCATGTTGCATGCAAGCATGAAGGTAATATTGGGCGTGTTAGAGAGCTTGTTGAAGCAGAAAAAGCAGATGTAAATGCTAGAAACAAATTTGGCGATACGCCTCTGCATTACGCCTGTTTGCACGGCGATGTCCAGGTTGTAGAGTACTTGCTTGAGCAGGGGGCTGAAATGAACGCAAGAAATTGTTTTAACGAAACACCGCTTGACTATGCCATTGGTGCTGATATGAGAGAGGTAATGAATTTTCTTGCTCAGAAAGGAGCAAAGTGGGGCGGTAGTTGCTAAGTTTACGACGATATAGCATTACTTGTAGGTACCGGCTTGCAGGCCGGCACCTACAAGGTAAATTAAACACTTGCTTGAGTTTGTTTTTTTGCTTGTGGCAATTTTCTAAGCCCAAGATCTTCAAGTTGGCTTGTGTCAACTGATGCTGGTGTATCCATCATTAGGCAGCCGCCCTTTTGCGTTTTAGGAAAGGCAATGACATCACGAATTGAATCAGTACCGGCAAGCATCATGACAATGCGGTCAATACCAAAGGCAATGCCACCTTCAGGCGGATAACCAAAGTCTTGTGCATCAAGCAAGAAGCCAAACTTTTCACGTGCTTGTTGCTCGTCTATGCCAAGAAGGTCAAATATTTTTTGTTGCATATCTGAGCAATGAATTCGAATTGAGCCGCCACCAAGTTCTTCGCCGTTGTAGACTAGATCATAGGCACGTGCTTTCATGTGGGCCGGGTCTTGAATATCTTCCCAGCCATGTTGTGGAGCGGTAAACGGATGATGTTTTGAATCCCAACGATTTTCTTCTTCGTTCCATTCAAACATTGGAAAATCCGTAACCCAAAACATGCTGTGCTTGTTTTCATCAATCAGGCCAAGTGCTTTGCCCAGACCCATGCGAAGTTGGCCGAGTAGCGACCATTGTTTTGTAAAATCACCGGCAACCATAAAGAGCGTGCTTTTACGTGTAAGCTCAGGAAGCAGTTTTTGTGCCCGTTCAAAAAAATCACTAGGTAGGTATTTACTTATGGATGAGTCGATGCTGCCATCTTCTTTCCAGCGGGCCCAAATCAAACCTTGGCCACCAAGTTCTTTGGTGACATAGTGTGTCCATTTATCAAGTTCTGCACGGGAAAACGAGTGGTCGTGTACACATAGTGCTCCAACTTTACCACTATTTTTGATAATGGTTTGCAAGAAGTTGAGTGGTGAATTTTCAAAGAGTGCAGTTACGTCATTAATCTCAAGATCAAAGCGCATGTCTGGTTTGTCTGAGCCAAAACGGTTAAACACATCATCAAAACTGTAACGCTCAAGTTTTTCTGGTAAGTCATGGTCAAAAAACTGTTTCCATATTTTACGCATCAGCTCTTCGCATAGCGTGTACACATCTTCTTCATCAACAAATGCTGTTTCTATGTCAAGCTGTGTAAACTCAGGTTGACGGTTTGCGCGTAAGTCTTCATCACGAAAGCAGCGAGCAATTTGAAAGTAGCGCTCGATACCGCCGGCCATCAAAAGTTGTTTGTAGATTTGTGGAGACTGTGGCAGGGCATAAAAGTTACCTAGTTGCAGGCGTGAAGGAACTAAAAAGTCTCGCGCCCCTTCAGGTGTGCTTTTTGAGAGTACTGGGGTTTCAATTTCATAAAAATCTTTTTGATTAAAAAATTCACGCATAGCAAAAATGAGATCATGTCTGAGTTTGAGGTGATCATGCATTTTTGGTCTGCGCAAGTCAAGGTAGCGAAATTTGAGTCTGAGCGATTCTGAAACATCTTGCGAATCAAGTTGAAATGGCAGTGGTTCAGACTCGTTAAGGATGCTCAAGTGTTCTACTTGAATTTCAATCATGCCCGTTGGCATTGACTCATTGACTAAATCTTTTGCACGGGCAATGACAGCACCTTGTGCCGCGACGACATATTCCGAGCGAAGCGAGTGAGCATAGGTTGCAGCGCCATGATGAATTTCAGGATTAAAGACAAGCTGTACAAGGCCAGTGTGATCACGTAGGTCAATAAAAACAACCCCTCCGTGGTCACGGCGTGTATTAACCCAGCCGCACAAGGTTACCTGCTCTCCGATGTTTTCTGCTCGCAGTTTTCCGCAATATGCGGTTCGTTTAAGCAGTTGCATACAATAAATCCTTCCTGAAATTGCTTTGAATGGCTAAAACGCCCTATGAAATCGTTCTAAGAGTCGATTATAGCACCTTTATGGTCAAAAGCAAAAATCAGATTTGCTCTTTACAGAATGAAAAAGTGGCGTACACTAAGTGTCTCAATAAAAAATTACTGTTTGTTTTATTTTTATATCGTGGGAGATATGTATGAAGATTGCTCGTAGTACCCTTGTTCTTATTTTGCTTGTATTGGCTGTAGGGGATGGTTTATTGTTGGCGTCTGAAAGCTCACTGGATAGTTATGAAAGTGCGAGTGGCAGTGAGTATAGTGTGAGTTCAGATTATGACGAGTGCTCAGATAGCGAAGAAGAATACAGCGAAGAGGAGTATGACTCAGAAGACGATTTCTATGATTGTGATGATTTTGGTGCTTGCATTGGTGCCAACTGGGTACCAGTGTTTTATGATACAACGGATTTGTATGTGCGCTCTGCTATGAGATCAAGAAAGAGAAAGCCTTATAAATCTCGCCTTCCCTTGCATGTATCAAAAGGGCAGGAATTGTCTAAGGAGCAAAAAGAAAAGCTGAGAGCTGCTGAACTCAAAGCGTTGCGTATGAGAGCTAGGAGTCTTCAAATATTTGAGTTGGATGTTGAAGAGTGCGAGGAGTTGTTTGACCCTTTAAATAATGCAGAAATTAAAGTTATTCGTCCGATGACTAAGGTGGAACAGAGTTTACGAATAAACCAAAATATAGCTTTGGCCTGTTCCAACAAAATGGGTGGTTATGTCATTGGAAAAGTTATAAGCAAGACCGAGTTCAAGACGGGACTGAGCCTACTTCACTCAATGAGAAAACTTATGACTGATGATGAGCTTGAAGTATTCAAAAAAGGTGTAAAAAGCTTTGGGCGCCAAGAGTTTGCCCACATTCCGTTTGTTGAACTTACCATACAAATGCGCAAAAACATTTAACAAAAATAAATTTCTCTAGACAAACGAATTCCATATGAGGGCTGTTGCTGCGATTGCAAGGAGCAGCCCGAGTCCTTGCTTAATCCAATGTTTATTTCTATCCATGACTAAAAAGTATAATCCAGCAGAGGCTGTTACAGCTGCGTATAGCAGGGTGATGATTTGGTCGTCAAGAAGCGGG of Campylobacterota bacterium contains these proteins:
- a CDS encoding ankyrin repeat domain-containing protein, whose protein sequence is MKKCLLLAMLCCICSGTIVQAKTFVAPVTVVKKAKLYGDLITPKTEIFDAAGQGDRHLTFHLIEVFSSSEGDEFLSQKDLSSIFRLLAQKADVAQCDEQGKTLLHDLVAVGDTKAVEIVLARKPDVNTQDNDGETPLHVATRRNNGEIVTLLLKAGSDWKMLDFDDYSPLHFAALYGNKSVLDALVSYQGVDINHANDFGVTPIQIAAMWGLVNNVRLLLLAGADPELSDVDGRNALDHACQCGHDDVVSLIKQHLSKRLGHSDNSLHEEE
- a CDS encoding ankyrin repeat domain-containing protein; translation: MTVRSYVAGVALLFAVVWCFHVGQQRAEELAGYDDNIVTIDQPLSKALYDSAYQGDWQTFSCLLDQFKGPYNKATTKFIKDLYFMLSYNLDVTQCDNQGATALHDFCVTGNLEFIDILLRDKKTKVNARDNEGCTPLHYAMQGGNEQAIVRLIERGADWSVADKEGHTPVHYAVWFATPHAIEVLVKKCDINKNIKNPKLGYTPLHMAVLCDRFDMATVLVELGADTSLLDKQGMTALQLAQKEGKIEFVQLLAGEVVEQACCAH
- a CDS encoding ankyrin repeat domain-containing protein → MYNQLLRLKKISKQFFGALGFCCLSVTAMQAEGALQEYKKHYEELIELKDKFDQKYSDKLEKLRDDAELKSIKDAFEKTRQQLLATQDAAQQEYNQQLHAQAEESKKAYAKEQDLFEALVSTIVVGDQGQFDAFFASNPEFDVNTKDPIGFTPLHYAAAMFNVEAAKKLLEKGADINAAAGMFGYTPLDGTVDDCSWNRLVIKDAEQDLPDIISSQVFHGQGPDGRVVIAWANDDKKTAVEDANRDQMVKLLEEHGGKHAQVVSVFDFDDFFCDVFC
- a CDS encoding ankyrin repeat domain-containing protein, which translates into the protein MKVLFHVLGAASLLAAGTALYAEDAQDQVLQSQQGRGKFEKSLNETPLHAACKKRDFDRVKELVEKEKADVNAKNKFGEVPLHFACFEGALDIVKYLVVHGAEINVEMFQGDTPMDYAIEANKNDVVRYLLTKNAQYTVENQRFEEKELHLACRVGSGITYIQKLVEERGVDVNEPNKFGDRPLHYAVRKGDLSVIIYLLGHGAEINIQNNYGETPLDYAIDAEQDHVVKFLIENGAKFTLNHKPERGGKSIHDTFDGRGKIEKAFQETLLHVACKHEGNIGRVRELVEAEKADVNARNKFGDTPLHYACLHGDVQVVEYLLEQGAEMNARNCFNETPLDYAIGADMREVMNFLAQKGAKWGGSC
- a CDS encoding ankyrin repeat domain-containing protein, which translates into the protein MKALHKSVVAGLMLTSMLVYGQQAVDLEQASTIYYQQQEKKETQKSDLLSESQKILTELFQELLSAVFTQINMTPLHLACASVGDCEQNFCFFQEALREADDVNLQTVCGLTPLHFIVCSFSERTGTDYTLYVKAIEKLVDRGANVNEQDCLGFTPLHYAALHGSFNEVEKLIECGADVNAISFQGITPLHLAAMKKKACVECMYHEDLQQFFDQRLFDFIVFDEGSGGWHLVVAASPYTNSLSPEHTDHLQVVNDLCAVNVQADVCDENGFKALDYAQQYGNFGIVSLLKEYERKQKINLLSADSEESLYADSFDSLYADSFDLLDS
- the aspS gene encoding aspartate--tRNA ligase, with translation MYCMQLLKRTAYCGKLRAENIGEQVTLCGWVNTRRDHGGVVFIDLRDHTGLVQLVFNPEIHHGAATYAHSLRSEYVVAAQGAVIARAKDLVNESMPTGMIEIQVEHLSILNESEPLPFQLDSQDVSESLRLKFRYLDLRRPKMHDHLKLRHDLIFAMREFFNQKDFYEIETPVLSKSTPEGARDFLVPSRLQLGNFYALPQSPQIYKQLLMAGGIERYFQIARCFRDEDLRANRQPEFTQLDIETAFVDEEDVYTLCEELMRKIWKQFFDHDLPEKLERYSFDDVFNRFGSDKPDMRFDLEINDVTALFENSPLNFLQTIIKNSGKVGALCVHDHSFSRAELDKWTHYVTKELGGQGLIWARWKEDGSIDSSISKYLPSDFFERAQKLLPELTRKSTLFMVAGDFTKQWSLLGQLRMGLGKALGLIDENKHSMFWVTDFPMFEWNEEENRWDSKHHPFTAPQHGWEDIQDPAHMKARAYDLVYNGEELGGGSIRIHCSDMQQKIFDLLGIDEQQAREKFGFLLDAQDFGYPPEGGIAFGIDRIVMMLAGTDSIRDVIAFPKTQKGGCLMMDTPASVDTSQLEDLGLRKLPQAKKQTQASV